DNA sequence from the Novosphingobium sp. KACC 22771 genome:
TGGCGCATGGCCAGCGCAAAGGCGAGCGGGGCGATATCCTCGGGCCGCTCGCGCAGCGGTTTGAGCGCCAGAGGAAACACATTGAGGCGATAGAACAGATCGGCGCGGAACCGTCCCTGCGCCACCTCGGTGGGCAGATCGCGGTTGGCCGCGGCAATGATGCGGACATCGAAACGCACCGGCTGGGTCGCGCCGATCGGCACCACTTCGCCTTCCTGAAGCGCGCGCAGCAATTTGGCCTGCAACGCCAGCGGCATTTCGGCAATCTCGTCAAGCAGCAGCGTGCCGCCGTCGGCTGCGCGGAAGAAACCCTCGTTGGCGCTGGTCGCGCCGGTAAAGGCGCCCTTGGTATGGCCGAACAAAAGGGCTTCGAGCATGGCCTCGGGCATGGCGGCACAGTTAACGGCAATGAAGGGGCCATTACGGCGCGGGCTGCTGTCGTGGATATAGCGGCTGAGCACTTCCTTGCCGGTTCCGGTGGGGCCGCCGATGAGCACGGGAATATCGCTCATCGCCAGCCTTTCGGCCATGGCCAGCACCGAGAGCGAATCGGGATCTGCCGCCACCGGACCGCCCAAAGTGGCACAAGAGATTAACGCGGCCAGCGCGTCCTCTCCGGCAGGGTCCGCATAGTTGAGCGCGAAGTGCGGCCTGCGCCCGCCGCGCGGCGTGGGCAGCCGGTCGATCCGGTTCGTCCGCCCTTGAAACAGGGCGATGGTCGTGCGGTCATCACCATGCATGCAGGCTTTGCCGACCGCCTCGCCCTCGATCAGGCGCAGCCGTCCGGCATTGCCCATCGTGGCGATAAC
Encoded proteins:
- a CDS encoding sigma-54 interaction domain-containing protein — encoded protein: MDYIEVTNSTAQRHAPLVQRAGAVIATMGNAGRLRLIEGEAVGKACMHGDDRTTIALFQGRTNRIDRLPTPRGGRRPHFALNYADPAGEDALAALISCATLGGPVAADPDSLSVLAMAERLAMSDIPVLIGGPTGTGKEVLSRYIHDSSPRRNGPFIAVNCAAMPEAMLEALLFGHTKGAFTGATSANEGFFRAADGGTLLLDEIAEMPLALQAKLLRALQEGEVVPIGATQPVRFDVRIIAAANRDLPTEVAQGRFRADLFYRLNVFPLALKPLRERPEDIAPLAFALAMRHTPAHRAVPWIGEDALHMLRTHGWPGNVRELENVIRRALLLAEGLGGSPSAQIGPEHIRFDCVAKLVEEPAMAEEPIPSPEMPQPGASGTRKLASIVQVSEAKAILETLAACGGSRIAAARQLGISERTLRYRLASLREAGMPVAAVGGGRR